The genome window CTCGTCCTCGGCGCTCCGCTGGATTCCCGACACCGACGCGCTGGTGGCCCGGTCGGCGCCGGGAGGCAAACCGCACCTGGTCGTCGTGTCCGGTCCCGCCGATCCGGCCGGCGACCACGGCGGGATCTTCTTCTACGGCATCCACGCCGTGGACATCGCCCTGCGGCTCGCCCCCGGTGAGATCTCCGGCGTCCGGACGGACGTCACCCGCACCACGGTCACCGCCTCGTTCACCGCGGGCGACACCCGCGTCGTCGTGAACCTCGTCAAGCCCGGCAGCACGGAACAGATCCCCTTTCATGGAATGACGTTCACCCGGGAGAGCATGGTCCAGCAGACCCTCGTTCCGGGCCCGGACTACTGCGTGCCCGGCCTCGAAGCGTTCCTGGAGATGGCTCGCACGGGCAGGCCGCCGATCGGCTACGGGGATCTGCTGCGCCCCATCGAGGTTCTCGAGTCCGTCGCCACCGCCCTGCGCGAGGCGCCGGCCGACGTCCGGCCGTAACCCGAGCGCATGCACGCCCGGGTTACGGCAGGGCGAAGAGAATCGAGCCGACAGGCATACCCCGCAAGGCAATTGGCCTGGTAGGCGTACTGTTCGGGCGTCCGGCCGCGCCGACTCGGCAAGCCATTCCTTGACATGCACAAGCTAAAGTAGATCACCATCCGCAATCGAGCCGTCGCCGTGAGTGGTGTTGATGTGACCTGGGGCACAAGATCCTTGACAGTCGCCGGACGGGTGCCGAAAGCTCGTTCATCATTGGTCTGGACCACAATGAATGGGCGGGGTTCATGTTCAAGCCGTCGCGTGCCTCTGCTGTGGGTGTGCTGCTCTCCAGGACTGAACGCCGGTTCAGATCAAGGGCGTTGGCGTCCCGGCGGGGCGCCTTCCGGGAGTCCGTACCGGTGTGCGCCGATGCCGTCCGGGAGAGCTGATGGACCAACAGCTCTCCGATGTACGCCTGGCATTGTGCGAGTTGTGGCAGGCGTTCGGTGCCGCCGCACTGCTGGTCCGCTACGGCCCCGAGGTCCCCTGGCCGCATTCCTCCTGGGCCCGTGAGGCGCACGGGGCGCTGACGCCGCGACTGAGGTCGGTGGTCGCCCTGGCCCGGCCGCGCGGGCGCATTCCCTCGTTCCTGACGGGAGGCGTCACCTCGCGGAAGGCGGGTGTCGCCGATGAGCTCGACGACATGGCACGCGTATCGGCCGGACTCGTCCGTGACGAGCTCGCCCGTGAGTACCCGCAGGCGCTCGCGGACCCGTTGATCGCCGCCATGGTCCGCGACCCCGAAGCGCAACTCGGCTATCTGGCGGTCGAATTGTCGAACTTCTGGCGGACCGCGATCGAGCCGCGAGGGATCGGGCTGGCGCGTTCCCTGGAGGAGGAGATCCTCTTCCGCTCGCGCACCCTGGCGATGGGCGGGGGTGTGGCAATGCTCCGCGACCTCGGGATCCCGTTCGAGCGCACGGACGGTGTGGATCGCGTGACCGCCGTGCCGATGCTGTTCGCGGACGCCACCCACTGGTGGTCGGTCGCCGACGGGCGGACCGTGGTCTCCTTCGCAGCGCGGGGAGCGGGACTCCTGTACGCCGATCCGGAGCGGGCCGGCGCCGAACAGCCCTCGCGCGAGGACCGGTTGGCGATCCTGCTGGGCCGGGGGCGCGCCTCCGTCGTCCGTGAACTGGCCGTACCGATCACCACGTCCGCGCTCGCCGACCAGCTGGGGCTGGCCGCGAGCACGGTCTCCCAGCACCTGTCGGCCCTGGTCTCGGCGGGCGTGGTCCAACGCCACCGGGCCGGCACCCGCGTCCTGTACGAGCTGAATCGTTCGGGCGTGACGCTGACGCAGTGTCTGATGAACAAGTGATCTTCCGGGCTGGTCCGTGGTCGGGCTCCTCACCAGCGGTTTCGCCGGAAACAGCCCGACGTCACAGTGCGTGGCCGAGGCGATTCGGCGTACACCGAAAGGCTTGTCCGCCGCCCTGCGGTCGACAAGAGTCGAGGTGGGGAACGGCTCGGCCGAAGGCCGGCACGACGCCGGACGCGTGAGGCCGACGGCGACCCGGCCCCGACGACCGGGCCACTTCCATCGCTCTGTCCCGACACACACCGCGCCGACGCCGCCGACGACGACGAGCGGAGGCCGTTCCCGGCGCCCACCGACATTTCGAGCCTGGAGTGATTGCATGCCGACGCCCGAACCGTATCTGCATCGAGCCCCTTCGGACCTCCCGTATTTCAGCTCGGACGGTGAGGCATACCTGGCACGGACACCACTGAGGGACATCCGCAAATCGCGAGAGCTCCGGGTGCTGTCCGAGGAGGACTTCGACTTCTGGCAGACCTATGGCTACGTCATCGTCAGGGAGGCGATTCCCGCCGCCGCGGCGAAACGCCTGCTGGATTTCACCTGGGAGTTCCAGGGACTCGATCCGGCGCGGCCCGAAAGCTGGTACGAGGACCGGCCGTTCCGGACCGATCTGGACCGGGAGCTGCATGTCTACGGCTTCGTCGAGGCATACCATCACCAGCTCATCTGGGACAGCCGACAGGCGCAGCGCGTCTACGACGCGTTCGTCGATGTGTGGGACTGCGAAGAGCTGTGGGTGACGCTGGACCGGCTCAATCTCAATCCGCCCAACGTCAAGAACCGTGATCGCGCACACATCGAGCCCACGGACGAGGGCTTCGACATCGAGCTCCACTGGGATGTCGAC of Streptomyces sp. NBC_01363 contains these proteins:
- a CDS encoding Gfo/Idh/MocA family protein translates to MRIGIVGTDNSHVDQIVRHLNVDEAGGDARVVALSGGRGRRNDTLAVTGGIAEIVDEPTGMLGLVDAVVVADRDGARHRDQATPFLTEGLPVFVDKPLARTVEDARALIDTARAHGAPLTSSSALRWIPDTDALVARSAPGGKPHLVVVSGPADPAGDHGGIFFYGIHAVDIALRLAPGEISGVRTDVTRTTVTASFTAGDTRVVVNLVKPGSTEQIPFHGMTFTRESMVQQTLVPGPDYCVPGLEAFLEMARTGRPPIGYGDLLRPIEVLESVATALREAPADVRP
- a CDS encoding helix-turn-helix transcriptional regulator, with the protein product MDQQLSDVRLALCELWQAFGAAALLVRYGPEVPWPHSSWAREAHGALTPRLRSVVALARPRGRIPSFLTGGVTSRKAGVADELDDMARVSAGLVRDELAREYPQALADPLIAAMVRDPEAQLGYLAVELSNFWRTAIEPRGIGLARSLEEEILFRSRTLAMGGGVAMLRDLGIPFERTDGVDRVTAVPMLFADATHWWSVADGRTVVSFAARGAGLLYADPERAGAEQPSREDRLAILLGRGRASVVRELAVPITTSALADQLGLAASTVSQHLSALVSAGVVQRHRAGTRVLYELNRSGVTLTQCLMNK
- a CDS encoding phytanoyl-CoA dioxygenase family protein, which codes for MPTPEPYLHRAPSDLPYFSSDGEAYLARTPLRDIRKSRELRVLSEEDFDFWQTYGYVIVREAIPAAAAKRLLDFTWEFQGLDPARPESWYEDRPFRTDLDRELHVYGFVEAYHHQLIWDSRQAQRVYDAFVDVWDCEELWVTLDRLNLNPPNVKNRDRAHIEPTDEGFDIELHWDVDTTLGVLPQRVQGIIALNDTRPELGGFQRSPELFRRFEQWKTTQPEDRDPIRPDADRGEFPVVRPELGAGDLLIWNGLLAHGVARNTSDNGVRAVQYLSMMPALESHEELRRSRVESWRRLGTPDWNRTLVGDATRHESLRYGTAALNGLGEKLLGLTSWNERESERSTGEPACAASA